DNA from Brucella melitensis bv. 1 str. 16M:
AAGCTTGCTGCGGGCATCGTCGAGCAGGGTGCGCAGGCGATCCTTTTTCAGTGCTGCCGCATCCACTTCGAGTACGAGATAGGAGCCGCCGCGCAGATCGAGGCCGAGTGTGACCTGACGCTTCGGCAGCCATGATGGCAGCGCATCCAGTTGCTTTTGGGTAAAGAAGTTGGGCAAGGCGATGATTATGCCGATCAGAACGACCAGGCTATAAAGCGCAACGACCCATTTTGAAGTACGCATGAATTATGGTTCCGGGTTTATCATGCCCCGTGCGCCACTCATGAAGCGGGCTTGCGGGCTGTTATAATGGTATTCGGATTGGTGAGGCCCAATCTGCCTGAAACGTTATCATGCGTTTTCAGGCGGTGCACGGGCCGAGCCAAAATGCCCCCGCAAGGCTGGCAGAGGCTGAAATATCTGTGCGGCTTCCGCAGAGCGGTTGCCAGAAACGTGGAGTTCCGCCGTCTTCGTGAGCAATGCGGCATTGCCATCGCCAAGCCAGACCGTCTTGATCTTGGCTGCGATGGCTTCCATCAGGATGGCGCGGATTGGCTGCGGAGCCGGTGTGGATTGCTGGCGTGCGGGCGCTGCGGCGCTGCCTTCGGCCTGCCTTGCAGCTATGCCACGCGGCTGGTTGAGGGCATCACCGGCTTGCGAGGAAAAATCCACAGTGAACAGAAAGGCCGTAAACGACAGCACGCACGTCACGAACAGCATGAAGCCATGCTGCCTGTCCTGCTCTGTCTTTTTCCTGCCCTTCGTCAAATCGCCGAGACTTTCTCTGGAGTTCAACCGTGGAATGGAGCCAGTTTTCACGCTCTTTGCGAATCCTCATTAATCATTTGTTTCCGCATGAACAAGGGAATACTGGCATGAAGGTCTTTCTTGCACGCTATTCGGTTGCTTCACGAATAAAGCGAAATCTTGTAAGTGGATGGCTCCTTGTTTCCATTCTAACGCGCTTTATGTTGAAGCGGTGCTCTTACTTTAACGGCAGAATTGAAATTGATCCCTTTATCGACATTCCGCGTCCTTGCTGTTTCTCTGCTGGCTGGCGCTCTCTCGCTGGGTGCGCTTGCGCCGGCCGTGGCGCAGAATGACAAGCAGCAAAACCCGCCTGCCTCGCAGTCCGCGCCGGCGGAAAAGCCGAATGGGCAGGCAGCTTCCGCTGCCGATCAACGGCCCCCCGAACCCGTATCGAGCCCCGTATCAAGCATTGTACAGCAGCAGCGGCCCACGTTCGATGAGCTGAAGCAACTGACGAAGAAGATCAACGAGCAGCTTTCCAAGTCCGCGTCGAGCGATGAGGCGCTTGCCAATCTCAAGCTTCAGCTTGACGCCCTTTCCAAGAAGCTTCTGGAAACGGGCGTTGCCTTCCGCCCGCGCCTTACCGAGATCAACACGCGGCTGGAGCAGCTTGGCCCCGCGCCTTCGAGCGATCAGCCGGCGGAGCCGGCCATCGTTGGGGAAGAGCGTGCACGGCTGATAGCGGAAAAGGCAGAAATCAACGCTACCCTTGGCGAAACGGAAGACACGTCGCTTGCCGTGAACCGCATGTCTGCGTTGATCGGCGATATGCGGCGTGATCTCTTCACCAAGACGCTTTCGCAGCGCGTCAATCTGGATTCGACGCTTGGCAGCGAAGTGGTTTCGGCTGCAAGCGACCAGATGATATCGTTGTGGCGTATCGTGCGATCGTGGTGGCGTTTCGTTGTCACCTTCAAGCTTGAATCGTTTCTGGCTGCCGCTTTCTTTGCCCTTGCCGCCGCATTGGTGCTTCAGTTCGGCGCGCAGCGGTTTCTGGGCGCCTTTTACCGGCGCGACCCGTCCGTCGAATCCCCATCCTATCTGAGCCGTTTATCGGTTGCGTTCTGGTCAACGGTCATTCCGTCAGCAGCCGTTGGCGTCTTTCTGGCGACGACATATTTCCTCCTCAATTACTTCAATGTGTTGAGGACGGATATTGCATCGCTTTTCCAATCGCTTTTCATCGTATTGGGGCTGGTGTTCTTCATTCACCGGCTGGCCGTGGCCTGCATCAGTTCCGATATGCCGCAATGGCGGCTGGTGCAGGTGGCCCCGCGCCCGGGGCATCTTCTGGCCTGGCTGGTGACAGCCACCGCACTTACCAGCGGACTTGATTCCTTCTTTGGAACAGTCAATCGCATACTTTCCTCGCCACTCTCGCTGACTATGGCAAAAAGCCTGATCGCGACGGTGATTATCGGGGTGCTCATTCTGGCCATCGCCTTTGTCAAGCCTGTCGAGCGAGAGAAGGATGGCGCTGTCCGTGCGTGGCCACGCGCTTTCAGGATATTCCTGATTTTGATGGGGCTCTTGCCTATTCTCACGGCCCTTTCCGGCTATATCGGCATTGCGCGTTTCATCTCGCAGCAGATCGTCGTGACGGGCGCTTTCCTTGTCACCATGTATATGGGCTTCCTGACAGGGCGCGCGATTTCCGAGGAGCAGGCCTTCGCCTCAAGCCGGATCGGCAAGGCAATGCGCGAGCGTTTTCATTTCGATGAAGCAACGCTCGACCAGCTTGGCCTTCTGGCTGGTATTCTCATCAATCTGGTCGTCGCGCTGATCGGCATTCCGCTGGTTTTGATGCAGCTTGGTTTTCAGTGGGCGGAGCTGAAAAGCACATTCTACAAGCTGATGACCGGCTTCCAGATCGGAAATTTCTCCATCTCGCTCATGGGGCTCCTGTCGGGTGTGCTGCTGTTTCTCATCGGCTATGTCCTGACGCGCTGGTTCCAGAACTGGCTGGATAACAGCGTCATGGCGCGTGGCCGGGTGGATTCGGGTGTGCGCAATTCCATCCGCACTGTTGTCGGTTATGTCGGGCTTTGTCTCGCGGCGCTGATGGGCATTTCGGCGGCCGGGTTCAACCTTGCCAATCTCGCACTGATTGCTGGCGGCCTCTCTCTCGGTATCGGTTTCGGCCTCCAGAATATCGTCCAGAACTTTGTTTCCGGCCTGATCCTGCTGGCAGAACGCCCCTTCAAGGTGGGCGACTGGGTGGAGGCGGGTACGGTCAGCGGCATTGTGAAGAAGATCAGCGTGCGCGCGACGGAAGTGGAAACATTCCAGAAACAGTCGATTATCGTGCCGAATTCGACGCTCATCAACGGCAATGTCGGCAACTGGACGCACCGCAACAAGCTTGGCCGCATCGACATCAATGTGCAGGCTTCCTTTACAGAAGACCCGCGCCGCGTCCACGCGCTTTTGCTGGAGATCGTGCGTGGCCATCCATCCATTCTGAAGAACCCGGAACCGTTCGTTTCCTTTCAGAGCATGACCGGTTCGCTGCTCGTTTTCGATGTTTATGCCCATGTGGCCGACATTACGTCGACCGGCAGTATCAAGAACGAATTGCGATTCCAGATTGTCGAGCGTTTCCATGAACAGGGGTTGAGCCTGTCATCTTCCTCGACAGACCTTATATTGAAGGCCCCCGATGTGGAGAAACTTTCGGAACTGATGCAGGAGGAAAAAGGACTTTCAGCGGCAGCCAGCAGGGAGAAGACGGGCGAAAAGAAGCCTGAGGAGGGTGACAAGGACGATCGTGCGTAACCGGATTTCGTTCAGTTGCGGTTCAGTTTTGTCAGCCTATAAGAAATTCGCAAATGCGGGAAGCCTCACGAAAGCGGGGCCAGAGTGATGGAAAGGTCGGGACAGCATGAACGGAATTGACGTTTTCAGCCTGGGCAAACCCTTTCTGGGCGCAGCAGTCATTTTGACGTTTTCCATGGGCGGCGCCTATGCCGCCAAGCTCTCCAACAATGACAGTGGGCCGCAAACTATCGTCGTCACGGAGGGCGCCTCCAAGCGTGAGATGATCGTCGCTGCGGGTGAAACCGTCGATTTCTGCCCTTCGGGTTGTTTCGTGACCTTCCCGAACGGTGATCGTGCGGCACTGATTGGGAGTGAAACGATCTCGATCAATGGCGGTAAGGCGACCGTAAAGTAACCGGCTGCATCAACCGAAAAAGCCGGGGCAGACGCCCCCGGCTTTTTTGTTTTCCAAAACCGCTTCACACTTTTCGGGATGCGCTTTAGCTGCGCGGCTTCAGGTTTTCCGGGTCATAGAGCGGCTTGTAGCCGACTGCGGCGACTTCCACCGGATAGGTCTGGCCGAAATATTCCACATGCAGCTTGCGGCCTGGCTGGCAATAGGCCCAGGGCAGATAGGCAAGCGCGATGTTTTTGCCGATGGTCGGGCCGTAAGCAACCGAGGTGGTGAAGGAGCGGCGGCCAAGCGCATCCACAAGTGTTTCGCCGGTCTCAGGGTCCAGCACCGGCATGATGCCGACCGGATAGCGCGCCACGCCGTTCTTATCGACATTATCGGTCATGACGAGTGTGCAGAGCATGGCGGGCTGGTGCTCGCGGGCCTTATATTCCAGATGTTTTGCCTTGCCGCGGAAATCCGCTTCCTTCACTTTCGGGCGGGCAAGGTCTGCTTCCAGCAGATTATATTCCGTCAGCAGGTCGGCATTTTGCAGGCGCAGGCTCTTTTCCATGCGGCGGGTATTGGCATAGGTTTCCACGCCGACGGCAATCACGCCCGTCGAGCGCAGAGCATCCCAGACGGCCAGCCCGTCCTCATAGGCCATGTGCAGTTCCCATCCCTGTTCGCCGACATAGGAAATGCGGAAAGCCGTCACATCCTTACCCGCAATCCTGATCGGCTTGATGGCCGCGAAGGGGAAGTTTTCCGGATCGAGGCTTTGCGGGTTCTCAACCACTTTTTTGAGATTTTCACGGGCATTCGGCCCCCATATGCCGATGGTGACATATTTTTCCGTCACATCGGTAATGGTGACGTTGAAGCCCTTATCTTGCGCTACGCGGCGCATATAATGAAAATCGCGCGGGCCCGCATCGGCACCGTTAATCATGCGAATGCGGTCAGCCATGCGGATGGCCGTGAAATCGGCACGCACCATGCCTTCGTCATCGAGGAAGTGGGTGTAGATGCCCTTGCCGATATTGGCATCGCCGCCGATCCTGGCCGCGCAGAGCCATTCCATCAATGCGACATGGTCCGGCCCTTCAATATCGTACATCGCGAAATGCGACAGGTTGATGATGCCGCAATTTTCGGTGAGTTCGAGATGCTCGGCGTTGGAGACGCGCCAGAAATGGCGGTTGTCCCATTCGTTTTCACGCACGGGAACGCGATCGCCGTATTTTTCCAGAAGATGTTCATTGGCGGCATAGCCATGGGCGCGCTCCCAGCCGCCAAGCTCCATGAAATAACCGCCCAGTTCCACTTCGCGCTCATAGAAGGGTGAGCGGCGAATATTGCGGCCCTTGGAAAACGGCTCACGCGGGTGGACTGCCGGATTATAGACCTTCATTGCCGTTTCCGTGCAGCGGTCCCAGATGAACTGCTCGGTCATCTGGTGCGGGTCGAAACGGGAATAGTCGATGGCGTGGTGATCGATGGAGGTGCGGCCATCCGTCATCCAGTCGGCAACGAGCTTGCCCATGCCGGGGCCGTCCTTGACCCAGATTGCCACCGCATACCAGAGGCCGCGCACCTTCTGGCTTTCGCCTACCGATGGGCCGCCATCGGTTGTGACCTGCAGGAAACCGTTGAAGGAGTGGCTTTCATTATAGCCAAGCTCGCCGAGGATGGGCGTCAGTTCAATGGCGCGCTCCAGCGGCTCCAGAATCTGTTCCATATCGAGGTCACGCTGAGACGGCGAAAGGCGCGCTTCATGTTTTTCCAGAAGGTCGCGCGGGTGGCAGAGGCGGGGATTGGTTTCCTCGTAATAACCCCCTTCGATCTGGCCGCCTTCGGCGGTCTTCGGGTCGCCGGTATCGCGCATATAGGCGGAATTGCCCTGATCGCGCAGGAGCGGCCAGCCGATTTCCTTGCCCGTTCCCGCGAACTCGTTATAGGGGCCGAAGAAGGTGAGCGGATGGTCAATCGGCATCACTGGCAGGTCTTCACCAACCATTTCGGCGATCAGACGGCCCCAAAGCCCGGCACAGATGATGACATGATCGGCTTCGATTGTGCCGCGATGGGTGACGACGCCCTTGATGCGACCGTTTTCCACTACAAGCGACTGGGCCGGTGTGTTGGCGAAGCTTGTGAGCTTGCCTGCCGCTTCCGCCTGATCAATCAGCTTGCCTGCAACAGTCTGTGAGCGAGGGATGACAAGGCCGGCATCCGGATCCCAAAGCCCGCCCTGAACCATGCTTTCCTCGATCAGCGGGAATTTTTCCTTGATCTCCGCCGGTTCCATCAGGCGCGCGCGGGTGCCGAAAGCCTTGCCCGATGCGACCTTGCGCCTGATCTCATCCATGCGCGCATCATCACCGACGCGGGCAACCTCAATCCCGCCGACGCGGGCGTAGTGGCCCATCTTTTCATAGAAATCGATGGAATAGAGCGTTGTCCACCATGAGAGGAAATCATGGCTTGTCGCATAGTAGAAATCCGAGGCATGGGCGGTCGAACCGATATCGGTTGGAATGCCCGACTTGTCGATGCCGACAATATTGTCTCACCCCCGCTCGATCAGGTGGTGCGCCACCGATGCGCCGACGATGCCGCCGAGCCCGATAATCACGACTTTCGCCTTCTTGGGAAACTCTGCCATTTTATGCGATCCTGGTTGTTTTATTACAAAACCATAGTCGTTGGGTGGTCGCGACATTTGCCTTTATACGACATATTCGCGGCGCCGGACGACCGGGCATTGGAGCGCTTTGGTTCACTGGCACTGTTCCATGCGCGACGGATGCGGTTTTCACTGCAATCCTCTGCGGCCTTGCAGGGCGAAGTTGCGGAATTGATTCCGAAAAGCTTTCTATGGCCTTGATTTTTCGTGGTGTTAAGCTTTCCCGAAACCTCAATCCGGTGGGTCAGGCTGCAACAAGTATTTTGCGCTCAGCGCGCTCCTGTTGTGGCGAACGCCCGTAAAGTTCGCGGTAGCATTTGGAAAAATGCGACGCTGAAACGAAGCCGGAGGCGACAGCAGCTTCCACGACAGGCATGGAGGATTGCAGCAGGAGATGGCGTGCGCGGTCGAGGCGGATTTCGAGATAATAACGGGCAGGCGAACGGCCCATTTCCTGCCGGAACAGGCGCTCCACCTGACGGCGCGAGAGGCCGATCGTATGCGCCACGTTGATGAGCGCCTGCGGCTCGGAAAGGTTGGCTTCCATCATTTCGATGATGGTGAGAACTTTTGAATTCTGGATGCCGAGGCGCGCGCGCAGCGGCAGGCGCTGGCGATCCTGCGGGCTGCGGACACGATCCGTCAGTGCCTGTTCGCAGATTTTATTCACGAGATTGGCGTCGAAATCATCGCCGATAAGCTTCAGCATCATATCGAGAGAAGCCGTTCCGCCCGCGCAGGTGTAGAGATTGCTGTCCACTTCAAACAGGTCGGCATAGACCTCCGCCTTGGGGAAAGCCTCGGAAAAGCCCGGCAGGTTTTCCCAATGGATGGCGCAACGCCTGCCGGAGAGAAGCCCGGCTGCCGCCAGAATATGTGCGCCGGTGCATAGCCCGCCAACCGCCACGCCGCGATTATATTCCTCGCGCAGCCAGGCAAAGACGGATTTGTTGCGGAATTCTTCGACATGGACGCCCGAACAGACGAAAACCATCGAGGGACGCTGTTCGCGCTGGAGATAGCGGCGTTCGTCTTCCAGCGAAGCATTGACCGCGCATTCCACACCGTTCGAGGCCGTCACCGGCTTTCCGTCAACCGATGTCAGGCGCCACTGATAGGCATCATAGCCCAGCATCTGGTTTGCGATGCGCAATGGTTCGATCGCTGTCGCAAACGCAATCATCGAAAAGTTTGGAACGAGAAAAAAGACAATAGACCGCTTGACCAAAGAATTCTGGTTCATAGCCCGATCAATCCCATTTGTGAAAGCCTGAACTGCGGTTCCTGACGCAGTTTTCAGCTTTGTGTCTCCGTCACGACACCGGGCAAAATTTCCATCCCGGTTTCCGGTCGTTTCCTGACCGGCCATCCTGCTATGCCGGCCCGGATTCTCAGGGGGAGGGCGATGGCGCAAACAAGACAGTGTTGTATTGAGACACAGAACGCAGAGGTTGCAAAGTGCGGCTAAATGCCTGCCGTAAAAAGGTATTTTCATGTCGGGAAATTGAGGGCGGGTCGCGATTCTGCCCTCCGGGGTCGGCGTCAATTTTTGGTTGATGGCCGGAAAAACCCGCGAGCCGGTTGTTAGTGTGGTTTCAATGGGAGCGGCGCTTGACGTTCAATTAAACGAAATATAGAAACTATCAAGGTCAGAAAATTTGAACCATGCCCAAGATGCGGAATCCGATATGACAGCGCCCGTTCAACATCCTTTGCCGATGCTCGATATTGATGTGCTGCGCACTTTCGTCGCGATTGCCGATACGGGCAGTTTTTCTTCAGCGGCGAATGCCGTGTTCCGCACGCCTTCGGCTGTGTCCATGCAGATCAAGAAGCTGGAAGAACAGTTGGGTGTCGCAGTGTTCGACCGCGATGCGCGTTCCGTGACATTGACCGGCGACGGGGAAATCCTGCTCGGTTATGCGCGGTGTCTTCTGGCGCTCAATCGCGAAGCCGTATCGAAATTCGTCGCCCCAACGGTCACCGGGATCGTGCGGCTTGGCTCGCCTGACGATATTGGTGAATGCGTCCTGCCGCTGGTGTTGAAGCGTTTTGCCGAAACGCATCCGGGCGTTACCGTCGATGTGGTGATCGACCAGAGCAGCAACCTGCGCAAGCGGCTGGATGAACGCAGGCTCGATGTCACGCTGGTCAATATTTCCCAGGCTGTGCCAACTAGGGATGATGTGGAAATCATGCTTGATGAAGAGCTCGTCTGGGCAGGGGCAAAATGCGGCACGGCCTATCGCCGCGATCCTCTGCCGCTTTCGATCTGGGAAGAGGGGTGTGCATGGCGCGCTAATGCGCTACAGGCGCTGGAAAAGAGCGGGCGGCCTTACCGCGTCGCCTATATGAGTTCGCATTCAACCGGACAGCGCGCCGCTATCCTGGCCGATCTTGCCATTGCCCCTTTCAGCAAGACGCTTTTGGGGGAGGGTATCGTCGCTCTGGGGCCTGAGCAGGGCTTGCCTCCGCTTGGCCGCTATCAGCTCGGCATGGTTATCAAGCAAGAAGCCGGGCCTCATATTCAGGTGGTGGCAGATCACCTGCGCAATGTGTTTGAAACCTATCGCCGCACGGGCCGCTTTGAAACGTTCCGCTCCTGCTGATTAAATCCATATTGCCCGCAAAAAATACTACGCTAAATATTTGGATAAGCCGAAGGATTCGGCTTCCACTGCTTTTGGCCAAAATATCCTTTGGCAAAATGGCGGGGATTGAATGGCTTGGAAACTGGA
Protein-coding regions in this window:
- a CDS encoding mechanosensitive ion channel family protein, coding for MIPLSTFRVLAVSLLAGALSLGALAPAVAQNDKQQNPPASQSAPAEKPNGQAASAADQRPPEPVSSPVSSIVQQQRPTFDELKQLTKKINEQLSKSASSDEALANLKLQLDALSKKLLETGVAFRPRLTEINTRLEQLGPAPSSDQPAEPAIVGEERARLIAEKAEINATLGETEDTSLAVNRMSALIGDMRRDLFTKTLSQRVNLDSTLGSEVVSAASDQMISLWRIVRSWWRFVVTFKLESFLAAAFFALAAALVLQFGAQRFLGAFYRRDPSVESPSYLSRLSVAFWSTVIPSAAVGVFLATTYFLLNYFNVLRTDIASLFQSLFIVLGLVFFIHRLAVACISSDMPQWRLVQVAPRPGHLLAWLVTATALTSGLDSFFGTVNRILSSPLSLTMAKSLIATVIIGVLILAIAFVKPVEREKDGAVRAWPRAFRIFLILMGLLPILTALSGYIGIARFISQQIVVTGAFLVTMYMGFLTGRAISEEQAFASSRIGKAMRERFHFDEATLDQLGLLAGILINLVVALIGIPLVLMQLGFQWAELKSTFYKLMTGFQIGNFSISLMGLLSGVLLFLIGYVLTRWFQNWLDNSVMARGRVDSGVRNSIRTVVGYVGLCLAALMGISAAGFNLANLALIAGGLSLGIGFGLQNIVQNFVSGLILLAERPFKVGDWVEAGTVSGIVKKISVRATEVETFQKQSIIVPNSTLINGNVGNWTHRNKLGRIDINVQASFTEDPRRVHALLLEIVRGHPSILKNPEPFVSFQSMTGSLLVFDVYAHVADITSTGSIKNELRFQIVERFHEQGLSLSSSSTDLILKAPDVEKLSELMQEEKGLSAAASREKTGEKKPEEGDKDDRA
- a CDS encoding GlxA family transcriptional regulator: MNQNSLVKRSIVFFLVPNFSMIAFATAIEPLRIANQMLGYDAYQWRLTSVDGKPVTASNGVECAVNASLEDERRYLQREQRPSMVFVCSGVHVEEFRNKSVFAWLREEYNRGVAVGGLCTGAHILAAAGLLSGRRCAIHWENLPGFSEAFPKAEVYADLFEVDSNLYTCAGGTASLDMMLKLIGDDFDANLVNKICEQALTDRVRSPQDRQRLPLRARLGIQNSKVLTIIEMMEANLSEPQALINVAHTIGLSRRQVERLFRQEMGRSPARYYLEIRLDRARHLLLQSSMPVVEAAVASGFVSASHFSKCYRELYGRSPQQERAERKILVAA
- a CDS encoding LysR family transcriptional regulator; this encodes MTAPVQHPLPMLDIDVLRTFVAIADTGSFSSAANAVFRTPSAVSMQIKKLEEQLGVAVFDRDARSVTLTGDGEILLGYARCLLALNREAVSKFVAPTVTGIVRLGSPDDIGECVLPLVLKRFAETHPGVTVDVVIDQSSNLRKRLDERRLDVTLVNISQAVPTRDDVEIMLDEELVWAGAKCGTAYRRDPLPLSIWEEGCAWRANALQALEKSGRPYRVAYMSSHSTGQRAAILADLAIAPFSKTLLGEGIVALGPEQGLPPLGRYQLGMVIKQEAGPHIQVVADHLRNVFETYRRTGRFETFRSC